A window from Methanomassiliicoccus sp. encodes these proteins:
- a CDS encoding ABC transporter permease: MINPRAISQGFVQQALTFLADPQWIIPSIVAPFTFTMVTLMIYPEKSGLVVLYAILGGGILGMWGNMIRSSGFSITYDRVIGTLEPLMMTPTPIINIVAGRALWNTFIGLLNAGLIFILAILAFNVEVSLSDPVLFFLSLVITLLSLGAIGVLLSALFVLTRASGTLVQIIELPVFVISGALIPISELPEWTWPLSMILPPTWSVDALQVSSGLMSGNPVGLGVVGDLIVASILGACYMLVAIALFSRLDSKARASGQLGMW, translated from the coding sequence TTGATTAACCCCCGGGCCATCAGCCAGGGCTTCGTCCAACAGGCCCTGACGTTCCTTGCCGATCCCCAGTGGATCATTCCCAGCATCGTCGCTCCCTTCACCTTTACCATGGTCACGTTGATGATCTACCCCGAGAAGAGCGGGCTGGTGGTGCTATATGCCATCCTGGGAGGGGGCATTCTCGGCATGTGGGGCAATATGATCCGGTCCTCGGGATTCAGCATTACGTACGACCGGGTGATAGGGACCCTGGAACCCCTCATGATGACCCCCACCCCGATCATAAACATAGTGGCAGGGCGAGCGCTCTGGAACACGTTCATCGGCCTGTTGAATGCCGGCCTCATCTTCATCCTGGCCATATTGGCCTTCAATGTTGAGGTCAGCCTGTCGGACCCCGTGTTATTCTTTTTATCGCTGGTGATCACCTTGTTGTCGCTGGGAGCTATCGGGGTGCTCCTGTCTGCGCTCTTCGTTCTCACCCGAGCCTCTGGTACCCTCGTCCAGATAATTGAACTCCCGGTGTTCGTGATCAGTGGGGCCCTCATACCGATATCGGAACTCCCAGAATGGACATGGCCGCTATCGATGATCCTCCCCCCGACCTGGAGCGTTGACGCCCTACAGGTTTCCAGCGGTCTGATGAGCGGAAATCCGGTTGGCTTGGGAGTGGTTGGAGACCTCATCGTGGCATCGATCCTCGGGGCGTGCTACATGCTCGTGGCGATCGCTCTGTTCAGCCGCCTAGATAGCAAGGCCCGGGCAAGTGGGCAGTTGGGGATGTGGTGA
- a CDS encoding ABC transporter permease codes for MSISQMAFFVYVTQVSGTAKMTVDQVALGNALQTVSYSAVFSICSIPGEEKHAGTLPLIMMTPSRIFTVVLGESLFQIVTGIITVAFSLLIAATFFGVSFAQVNLLAVCAVILVTCFAMAGFGLMLGSFGIYLRSSTLLASLFMYVGLVFCGVNFPIDQLPSFLQPISYVLPLSYGVRSLSLAVSGSNVLSILPSLIAMVVIGFIMILIGMAMFYVFEKMARSKGTTEIF; via the coding sequence ATGAGCATAAGTCAGATGGCCTTCTTCGTCTACGTTACTCAGGTCTCGGGGACAGCGAAGATGACAGTGGACCAGGTCGCCCTGGGCAATGCTCTTCAAACGGTATCATATTCCGCCGTGTTCAGCATCTGCAGCATACCCGGCGAGGAGAAGCATGCCGGGACCCTGCCGCTCATAATGATGACCCCGAGCAGGATATTCACCGTGGTCCTGGGAGAATCCCTCTTCCAAATAGTGACTGGAATAATAACCGTGGCCTTTTCACTCCTCATCGCCGCGACGTTCTTTGGCGTGAGCTTCGCCCAGGTAAACCTCTTGGCCGTTTGTGCCGTGATTTTGGTCACATGCTTCGCGATGGCCGGTTTCGGCCTGATGCTGGGCAGCTTTGGGATCTATCTGCGGTCATCCACGCTGTTGGCCAGCCTCTTCATGTACGTGGGTCTGGTCTTCTGCGGAGTGAATTTTCCAATAGATCAATTGCCCAGCTTCCTCCAGCCGATATCATATGTCCTTCCGTTATCATACGGGGTCAGGTCTCTATCACTGGCGGTCAGCGGATCGAATGTACTGTCCATCCTCCCCAGCCTTATCGCAATGGTCGTCATAGGATTCATTATGATATTGATCGGAATGGCGATGTTCTACGTCTTCGAAAAGATGGCGAGAAGCAAAGGCACGACCGAGATATTCTGA
- a CDS encoding ABC transporter substrate-binding protein, whose protein sequence is MSKKVIAIALVAVIIVAGVGAMFLMKNAKSSSNSGAVQGKHLIESEYPSASSRLWVYGNANEDDYINDADVTYLQGIIDGKNSSTTLADANCDGIVDQNDVGYLKKIINGDDMEVFYINNYNKIAVVHWPVNKIATAYCSGAQAVEVANATSKIAIADNFITKNYVAFNPAYASIPSFGEPNDPDYEAIIKAGIDVYIIGYFNSGVDDVLESKLNPQGIDVMFLTCADQAGVNQPNENMDRTLLMISYLIQGDMDRAYSYLAWHDGIISKVTAASATLAASEKQTFLMSRTSPNDKTSDISITGKNNINNIHAETAGADSIGQRDPGLTDMYQTVSVEHIIGLNAAYYVDNNHAGFRYGGNESAVSKLRSYMVNDDNRYNGTAYNPHILGMAREAGNGPMYVIEVVFYQDTLYPNLDNGVDDYGTLFHYYLKHFTSVANPDSVDVNAFFQVYS, encoded by the coding sequence ATGAGCAAGAAAGTGATAGCAATAGCCCTGGTGGCGGTGATCATCGTGGCAGGAGTGGGGGCAATGTTCCTCATGAAGAATGCCAAGAGCTCCTCCAACAGCGGGGCCGTTCAGGGCAAGCACTTGATCGAGAGCGAGTACCCCAGCGCGTCATCGCGCCTTTGGGTGTACGGGAACGCGAACGAGGATGATTACATCAATGACGCGGATGTGACCTATCTCCAGGGGATCATCGACGGCAAGAACTCCTCGACGACCCTGGCCGATGCCAACTGCGATGGGATCGTCGACCAGAACGATGTCGGTTATCTCAAGAAGATCATCAACGGCGACGACATGGAGGTCTTCTACATCAACAACTACAACAAGATCGCCGTCGTCCACTGGCCAGTGAACAAGATCGCCACCGCGTACTGCAGCGGAGCGCAGGCGGTCGAGGTGGCCAACGCCACGAGCAAGATCGCCATCGCCGACAATTTCATCACCAAGAACTATGTGGCTTTCAACCCGGCCTATGCGAGCATACCGAGCTTCGGAGAGCCCAACGACCCGGACTACGAGGCCATTATCAAGGCTGGCATCGATGTCTACATCATCGGCTACTTCAACAGCGGCGTGGATGATGTTCTGGAATCGAAGCTAAACCCCCAGGGCATCGACGTCATGTTCCTTACCTGTGCCGACCAGGCGGGAGTGAACCAGCCCAACGAGAACATGGACCGTACTCTGCTGATGATCTCCTACCTTATCCAGGGAGATATGGACCGTGCTTACTCGTACCTCGCCTGGCATGATGGTATCATCTCCAAGGTGACCGCGGCATCGGCGACCCTGGCCGCCAGCGAGAAGCAGACCTTCCTCATGTCGAGGACCTCCCCCAACGACAAGACCTCGGACATCAGCATCACCGGCAAGAACAACATCAACAACATCCACGCCGAGACCGCCGGGGCGGACAGCATCGGTCAGCGCGATCCAGGACTGACCGACATGTACCAGACCGTGTCGGTAGAGCACATCATCGGCCTCAACGCGGCCTACTACGTGGACAACAACCACGCCGGCTTCCGGTACGGTGGGAACGAGAGCGCGGTGAGCAAGCTGCGTTCGTACATGGTGAACGACGACAACCGGTACAACGGGACCGCCTACAACCCGCACATCCTGGGGATGGCGAGGGAGGCAGGCAACGGACCGATGTACGTGATCGAGGTGGTGTTCTATCAGGATACCTTGTATCCGAACCTGGACAACGGTGTGGATGACTACGGCACCTTGTTCCACTACTACCTGAAGCACTTCACCTCGGTGGCCAACCCTGATTCGGTGGACGTCAATGCGTTCTTCCAGGTGTACTCCTGA
- a CDS encoding ABC transporter ATP-binding protein yields MSVDLKVENISFSYGATEVLKGVSFELSEPNLTCIIGPNGVGKTTLARCVNRLLRPLSGRVTLDGTDINDMTLRELAVRIGYVPNSSGDTFPMSVMDTVLMGRHPRAGWTTSDHDLEVVEETIRTMGLEEYMMRDFNELSAGQHQRVMIARGLAQEPDLLILDEPTSNLDVRHQMEVMELLRRLTRERGITILMVCHDLNITARYADRILMMSEGKIHSDGTAAEVMTERSIMDVYGVRSQLIEVERRPHIILLSTLEDQYQSKERLEGYE; encoded by the coding sequence GTGAGCGTGGACCTGAAGGTCGAGAACATATCATTCAGCTATGGTGCGACCGAGGTCCTCAAGGGCGTCAGTTTCGAGCTGAGCGAGCCCAATCTGACCTGCATCATCGGCCCCAACGGGGTCGGCAAGACGACACTGGCCCGGTGCGTTAACCGCCTCCTCCGCCCCCTCAGTGGCAGGGTGACCCTCGATGGCACGGACATCAACGACATGACCCTCAGGGAACTGGCGGTCCGCATCGGCTATGTTCCGAACTCGTCCGGGGACACCTTTCCCATGAGCGTCATGGACACAGTGCTAATGGGCCGTCATCCCCGGGCGGGTTGGACGACCTCCGATCACGACCTCGAGGTGGTCGAGGAGACCATCAGGACCATGGGTCTGGAGGAATACATGATGCGTGATTTCAACGAGCTGAGCGCAGGGCAGCATCAGAGGGTCATGATCGCCCGGGGCCTGGCCCAGGAGCCGGACCTCCTGATACTGGACGAGCCGACCTCAAACCTGGACGTCAGGCATCAGATGGAGGTGATGGAGCTTCTCCGGCGCCTAACGCGGGAGAGAGGGATCACCATCCTGATGGTGTGCCATGACCTGAACATCACCGCGCGGTATGCCGACAGGATCCTCATGATGTCCGAGGGGAAGATCCATTCCGATGGGACCGCGGCGGAGGTCATGACTGAGAGGAGCATCATGGACGTGTACGGCGTCAGGTCTCAACTGATAGAGGTCGAGAGACGCCCCCACATCATTCTGTTATCGACGCTGGAAGATCAATATCAATCGAAGGAAAGACTAGAGGGATACGAATGA
- a CDS encoding iron ABC transporter permease has protein sequence MESLENARTKERSALQVAYRKSVVKKLAFMLFCVFVVILTGGYSATIGSYPIAVGDVYAIIWKQFTGWGQVDPQAAYIVLQLRLPRIAGAIVCGFGLAACGAAMQSMMKNPLADPYTMGISSGAGLGAAIAIILGFELFAGAGIVTNAFIFAIIPAMVVLILSQVRRASPTMMILCGISLMYIFSAITSLLMLLATPDDLAAVYTWTIGSLSKVSWENLPIMTVVVILGSVYLQYLANQLNIMSIGDESAKSLGVNVERRRLICLLVITLMAASIVSFTGIIGFVGLVCPHIVRIVMGSDNKFLIPGSAIFGSAMLIVSDLVARTVVSPTMLPVGVITACIGGPLFMYLILKNRKEAW, from the coding sequence ATGGAATCCTTGGAGAACGCTCGAACGAAGGAGAGGTCCGCTCTCCAGGTGGCGTACCGCAAGAGCGTGGTGAAGAAGCTGGCCTTCATGCTGTTCTGCGTGTTCGTGGTCATCCTCACGGGAGGGTACTCGGCCACCATCGGCTCGTACCCGATTGCGGTTGGTGATGTCTACGCCATCATCTGGAAGCAATTCACGGGGTGGGGGCAGGTCGATCCCCAGGCAGCCTACATCGTTCTCCAGCTGCGTCTTCCCCGCATCGCCGGAGCTATCGTATGCGGCTTTGGCCTAGCGGCCTGCGGAGCGGCCATGCAGAGCATGATGAAGAACCCTCTGGCCGACCCTTACACAATGGGCATATCCTCAGGCGCCGGATTGGGAGCGGCGATCGCCATCATCCTGGGATTCGAGCTGTTCGCAGGAGCGGGCATCGTCACCAACGCCTTCATCTTCGCCATTATCCCGGCGATGGTCGTCCTCATCCTGAGCCAGGTGAGAAGAGCATCACCCACAATGATGATCCTCTGCGGCATATCGCTGATGTACATCTTCAGCGCCATCACCTCGCTCCTGATGTTGCTGGCCACCCCTGATGATCTGGCCGCCGTCTATACCTGGACCATCGGCTCGCTGAGCAAGGTGAGCTGGGAGAACCTGCCGATCATGACCGTGGTGGTGATCCTCGGTTCCGTCTATCTGCAATATCTCGCGAACCAGCTCAATATCATGAGCATCGGAGACGAGAGCGCCAAGTCCCTGGGGGTGAACGTGGAGCGCAGGAGGCTGATCTGTCTCCTGGTCATCACCCTCATGGCCGCGTCGATCGTGAGCTTCACCGGCATCATCGGCTTCGTCGGGCTGGTTTGCCCGCACATCGTCCGCATAGTAATGGGCTCGGACAACAAGTTCCTCATTCCTGGATCGGCCATCTTCGGGTCCGCCATGCTGATAGTCTCCGATCTCGTCGCCCGCACTGTCGTTTCGCCCACGATGCTGCCGGTCGGGGTGATCACCGCGTGCATCGGCGGCCCGCTTTTCATGTACCTTATCCTGAAGAATCGGAAGGAGGCGTGGTGA
- a CDS encoding class I SAM-dependent methyltransferase produces MSGPLDPRNSSEQMDRTGAREPDRSYLPGSIPCQEEGELRHLEAIRDYWTMRADGYSRSILDDLGSEDWGRWMGVIKRHATSEGALEVLDIGTGPGFFPILMGREGHRITAVDYTEAMLDMARKNCQEFGVTATFRRMDAQDLAFPDNTFDLILSRNLVWDLEKPRQAYREWLRVLRPGGRMIVFDGNHYLHLYDQAYALEEGMRKGGDHRYLDGVDTNIIKEIARDLPLSRERRPQWDMSALVELGARLVLVDMQGMDPFQQSIDGEAISLPRSFIVVAEK; encoded by the coding sequence GTGTCAGGTCCGCTTGATCCTCGCAACAGCTCCGAACAGATGGATCGAACCGGAGCCCGGGAGCCTGATCGTTCCTACCTCCCGGGCTCGATCCCCTGCCAAGAAGAGGGCGAGCTGAGGCATCTCGAGGCCATCAGGGACTACTGGACAATGAGGGCCGATGGCTACTCCCGCTCGATCCTGGATGACCTGGGGTCGGAGGATTGGGGCCGGTGGATGGGCGTCATCAAGAGGCATGCGACCTCCGAGGGGGCCCTCGAGGTGCTCGACATCGGCACCGGGCCGGGGTTCTTCCCCATCCTCATGGGGCGGGAGGGGCACCGGATTACCGCCGTCGACTACACCGAGGCCATGCTGGATATGGCGAGGAAGAATTGCCAGGAGTTCGGGGTCACTGCGACCTTTCGCCGCATGGACGCTCAGGATTTGGCCTTCCCCGACAACACCTTTGACCTGATCCTCTCCCGGAACCTGGTGTGGGACCTGGAGAAGCCCCGTCAAGCGTACCGCGAATGGCTGAGGGTCCTTCGTCCCGGCGGGCGCATGATAGTCTTCGACGGCAACCACTACCTGCACCTGTACGACCAGGCTTACGCCCTGGAGGAAGGCATGAGGAAGGGAGGCGACCACCGCTACCTGGACGGGGTGGATACCAACATCATCAAGGAAATCGCCAGGGATCTCCCCCTGAGCAGGGAGAGACGGCCCCAGTGGGACATGAGCGCCCTGGTGGAGCTGGGGGCGAGGCTCGTCCTCGTCGACATGCAGGGCATGGACCCGTTCCAGCAATCGATCGACGGGGAGGCGATCTCGCTGCCTCGCTCCTTCATCGTCGTCGCCGAGAAGTGA
- a CDS encoding class I SAM-dependent methyltransferase, which yields MNERIREHWDADSRSYNEFVTKGFSIHRERRAWQGLFAEVIGPRGLSVLDVGCGPGIVSMQLADMGHRVTSLDFSEKMLEAARKNAADNGLSIDIRHGDAEALPFDDNAFDALISDYVLWTLPHPERALREWYRVVRPGSTVVYVDGNWRSDPRSTWWRVRLSNMGVFLDSPPKYLRTRGRGVEAEKAMDELWSTRASRPSTDVDMMRAAGFGDVRVIHNIQDRVLHGVRHLAYGSTNDHFMVMGVKPGVRSA from the coding sequence ATGAACGAGAGAATCAGGGAACATTGGGACGCCGATAGCCGGAGCTACAACGAGTTCGTCACCAAGGGATTCTCCATACATCGCGAGAGGAGAGCATGGCAGGGTCTCTTCGCCGAAGTCATCGGCCCCCGGGGGCTGAGCGTCCTCGACGTCGGCTGTGGCCCGGGGATCGTGTCCATGCAGCTGGCGGACATGGGCCACCGTGTCACCTCCCTCGACTTCTCCGAGAAAATGCTGGAGGCCGCCAGGAAGAACGCCGCGGACAACGGGCTGAGCATCGACATCCGTCATGGGGATGCGGAGGCCCTCCCCTTCGATGACAACGCCTTCGACGCGCTTATCAGCGACTATGTCCTCTGGACCCTGCCCCATCCCGAGCGGGCGTTAAGGGAATGGTACCGCGTGGTGCGACCAGGAAGCACGGTCGTCTACGTTGACGGCAACTGGAGGTCCGATCCCCGCAGCACCTGGTGGAGGGTCCGGCTTTCGAACATGGGGGTGTTCCTGGACTCCCCGCCCAAGTATCTGAGGACGAGGGGGCGGGGGGTGGAAGCAGAGAAGGCCATGGACGAGCTTTGGTCGACGCGGGCCTCCAGGCCATCGACGGACGTGGACATGATGCGCGCGGCCGGCTTCGGGGACGTCCGGGTCATCCATAATATCCAGGACCGGGTCCTCCATGGCGTGAGGCACCTTGCGTACGGGAGCACCAACGACCACTTCATGGTCATGGGGGTGAAGCCCGGTGTCAGGTCCGCTTGA
- a CDS encoding CooT family nickel-binding protein, which translates to MCESTVFLNDDGKIIEIMNGATRIVMHGNSAVLTNIVGEQITMENVALAEANLLSHGIVFVRKSL; encoded by the coding sequence ATGTGCGAGTCGACGGTGTTCCTCAACGATGACGGGAAGATCATCGAGATCATGAACGGCGCCACCAGGATCGTGATGCATGGCAACAGCGCGGTGCTCACCAACATCGTGGGTGAGCAGATCACTATGGAGAATGTCGCGCTGGCCGAGGCCAACCTGCTCAGCCACGGCATCGTGTTCGTTCGGAAGAGTTTGTGA
- a CDS encoding flavodoxin domain-containing protein — MKGIVAYDTVNGNTKQVAEAIAAELMAEGHEVELVFLKDGAESPMGDVMFIGSPTRGMKMTKGTAKFLETLNVEYWRSKPIIMFDTVGPLSKEDAKRKHQLEMVGKGDKNAASKMRDIATARGLHVRPDLLHFAVTGMWGPLAADALSLAREHTKSVLAELMR, encoded by the coding sequence ATGAAGGGCATTGTCGCATACGACACCGTGAACGGCAACACCAAGCAGGTTGCCGAGGCTATCGCCGCCGAGCTGATGGCCGAGGGACATGAGGTCGAGCTGGTTTTCCTGAAGGACGGAGCGGAGAGCCCGATGGGCGACGTCATGTTCATCGGCTCGCCGACCCGGGGGATGAAGATGACCAAGGGGACGGCAAAGTTCCTCGAGACGCTGAATGTGGAGTACTGGAGGTCGAAGCCGATCATCATGTTCGACACCGTCGGCCCCCTGTCCAAGGAGGACGCCAAGAGAAAGCACCAGCTGGAGATGGTAGGGAAGGGGGACAAGAACGCCGCATCCAAGATGCGGGACATAGCTACCGCGCGCGGTCTCCACGTGCGTCCGGATCTCCTGCACTTCGCTGTCACCGGCATGTGGGGCCCTCTGGCCGCGGATGCGCTGTCGTTGGCGAGAGAGCATACGAAAAGCGTGCTGGCGGAGCTGATGAGGTAG
- a CDS encoding cyclic 2,3-diphosphoglycerate synthase — protein sequence MSSAQRISTGRSKSSARDSMAVKVIIMGAAGRDFHNFNTYFRNNAGYEVVAFTAAQIPDIEGRRYPRKLAGERYPEGIPIVAEGELPSLIREHGVEQVVLAYSDLSYDEVMHKASLVLANEADFRLMGNPHIMLGSSVPVVSVCAVRTGSGKSPTTRKVCRILRGRGLKVVAVRHPMPYGDLCQQIAQRYASYEDLDRYETTIEEREEYEPLIDNGIIVYAGVDYEAILREAEREADVIVWDGGNNDLPFYRSDLKIVIADPHRPGHESSYYPGEVNVRTADVIVVNKVQTADRSAILRVKENCKRLNPRATIIEAASPISVDRPAEVRGRRALVVEDGPTVTHGGMAFGAGLIAAEDNGAIICDPRPSAVGSIRKTLDRFPHISRVLPAMGYSPEQVKELEETINNADCEVVVTGTPIDLRRVLRVTKPIVRARYEVAEIGRPGLEEILTEWWGRMVGRE from the coding sequence GTGAGCTCGGCACAGCGCATATCTACCGGCCGCTCCAAATCATCGGCGAGGGACAGCATGGCGGTTAAGGTCATCATCATGGGCGCGGCAGGGCGGGATTTTCACAACTTCAACACATACTTCAGGAACAACGCGGGATACGAGGTGGTGGCCTTCACCGCCGCGCAGATACCGGACATCGAGGGGCGCCGATACCCGAGGAAGCTGGCCGGAGAGCGGTACCCAGAAGGCATCCCTATCGTGGCCGAGGGCGAGCTGCCCTCGCTCATCCGCGAGCACGGGGTGGAGCAGGTGGTCCTCGCGTACTCCGACCTCTCGTACGACGAGGTTATGCACAAGGCCTCGCTGGTACTCGCCAACGAGGCTGATTTCCGCCTCATGGGCAACCCCCACATCATGCTCGGGTCCAGCGTTCCGGTGGTGAGCGTGTGTGCGGTCCGCACCGGCTCGGGGAAGTCGCCAACAACGCGGAAGGTGTGCCGCATCCTGAGGGGCAGAGGGCTTAAGGTCGTCGCGGTCCGCCATCCCATGCCATACGGAGATCTGTGCCAGCAGATCGCGCAGCGCTACGCGTCGTACGAGGACCTCGACCGCTACGAGACGACGATCGAGGAACGGGAGGAATACGAACCGCTGATCGATAATGGCATAATAGTGTACGCCGGGGTCGATTACGAAGCGATCCTGAGGGAAGCGGAGCGGGAGGCGGACGTCATCGTGTGGGACGGCGGGAATAATGACCTGCCGTTCTACAGAAGTGACCTCAAGATCGTGATCGCCGACCCCCATCGCCCGGGCCACGAATCGTCGTACTATCCGGGCGAGGTGAATGTGCGCACCGCGGACGTCATCGTCGTCAACAAGGTGCAGACCGCTGACAGGAGCGCCATACTCCGGGTCAAGGAGAACTGCAAACGCCTTAACCCTCGGGCAACGATAATCGAGGCCGCCTCGCCGATCTCGGTCGACCGGCCGGCGGAAGTGCGTGGGAGGAGGGCGCTGGTGGTGGAGGACGGCCCCACAGTGACCCATGGAGGGATGGCCTTCGGCGCCGGGCTCATCGCCGCCGAGGACAACGGGGCGATCATATGCGATCCGAGACCCAGCGCGGTCGGGTCCATCCGCAAGACCTTGGACAGGTTCCCGCACATCTCCCGAGTGCTGCCGGCGATGGGTTACTCTCCGGAACAGGTCAAGGAGCTGGAAGAGACGATAAACAACGCCGATTGCGAGGTAGTGGTAACCGGTACGCCCATCGACCTGCGCCGGGTGCTCCGGGTGACCAAACCCATCGTCCGGGCCCGGTACGAGGTGGCAGAGATCGGGCGGCCAGGCCTCGAAGAGATATTGACGGAATGGTGGGGCCGCATGGTCGGGAGGGAATGA
- a CDS encoding histidine kinase N-terminal 7TM domain-containing protein — translation MYNFLTPFRCDLTLAYSPLLWLLIGTSLIGVMLYLYSRRFEPMPETKFFQMLIILATGWSVLQALCTIVDTLDGKIFLNDLKFLFAPFISVAVFGLLIGLDGRGRWFTNRSLMAISIVPLITAALALTSQWHTLFLYDYSLSAGTPAILQTSEGVWYPFYLVYSYGIMIVAIIDLVDSTIGANALFKKQAAIIGLSFIPPLLSDAAQNYFGIFGSVDFAPATFVFSGAIMAWGLYHYQLLDVRPIARGEVVESMPDAMLIIDLNGRLVDVNPSAEPLLIFPSNKAFGLPVELTFCAGADLKTLLDRGAPRGELTVGNGSERRVFDVSIMSIRVRSEMRARMILLRDITDRQNAEEALRAANARLDILSSLTRHDLLNRLAVIDGYVSLGLKSDDLEKIRIYLEKTERSSEAARSLIEFTGDYQCIGIKAPAWIRVDEAFRRAVSQLALENLEVACEVEGLYVYADAMLEKVFYNLIDNSLSHGGEITTISLRYEEHSDRLVLVYRDDGVGVTGKEKPLIFLRGFGAKTGLGLFLVREILAITEIEIIENGVEGRGARFEMLVPRGSYRLDHNGTVSHPSAHSEKASTEH, via the coding sequence ATGTATAATTTCTTAACGCCCTTTAGGTGCGACCTCACGCTCGCCTACTCACCTCTACTCTGGCTGCTAATCGGAACATCGCTCATCGGTGTGATGCTGTACTTGTACAGCCGCCGGTTCGAACCCATGCCGGAGACGAAGTTCTTTCAGATGCTCATCATTCTCGCCACCGGGTGGTCGGTGCTGCAGGCACTCTGCACTATCGTCGACACGCTGGATGGTAAAATATTTCTTAACGATCTCAAGTTCCTCTTTGCCCCGTTCATCAGCGTGGCGGTGTTCGGCCTGCTCATCGGCCTGGATGGCCGGGGACGATGGTTCACCAACAGGAGCCTGATGGCCATCTCCATCGTGCCTCTCATCACCGCCGCCCTGGCGCTGACCTCGCAGTGGCATACCTTGTTCCTGTACGATTACTCGTTGAGCGCCGGCACCCCGGCGATCCTCCAGACATCCGAGGGCGTGTGGTACCCGTTCTACCTTGTGTACTCGTACGGCATCATGATCGTGGCCATCATCGATCTGGTCGACTCGACCATCGGGGCCAACGCGCTGTTCAAGAAGCAGGCCGCGATCATCGGCCTGTCGTTTATCCCGCCCCTGCTCTCGGACGCCGCCCAGAATTACTTCGGCATCTTCGGATCGGTCGACTTCGCCCCCGCCACCTTCGTGTTCAGCGGGGCCATCATGGCTTGGGGGCTGTATCATTATCAGCTGCTGGATGTCCGCCCCATCGCCCGCGGAGAGGTCGTGGAGAGCATGCCCGACGCCATGCTGATCATCGACCTAAACGGCCGGCTGGTGGACGTGAACCCCTCGGCCGAGCCCCTGCTGATCTTTCCGTCGAACAAGGCCTTCGGCCTGCCGGTGGAGCTGACCTTCTGTGCCGGTGCCGACCTGAAGACCTTGCTGGACAGGGGGGCGCCGCGTGGCGAGCTCACTGTCGGTAACGGCTCCGAGCGCCGGGTGTTCGACGTCTCCATCATGTCCATCAGGGTCCGGAGCGAGATGCGCGCGAGGATGATCCTGTTGCGCGACATAACCGATCGGCAGAACGCGGAGGAGGCCCTGCGTGCCGCCAACGCCCGTCTGGACATTCTCTCCTCACTCACCCGACATGACCTGCTGAACCGCCTGGCGGTGATCGATGGATATGTCTCCCTGGGGCTCAAGAGCGATGACCTGGAGAAGATCAGGATCTATCTGGAGAAGACCGAGCGGTCGTCGGAGGCAGCGCGATCGCTCATCGAGTTCACCGGCGACTACCAATGCATCGGCATCAAGGCTCCGGCATGGATACGGGTGGACGAGGCCTTCCGGCGGGCCGTTTCCCAATTGGCCCTGGAGAACCTCGAAGTGGCCTGTGAGGTCGAGGGGCTGTACGTCTACGCCGATGCCATGCTGGAGAAGGTGTTCTACAACCTCATCGACAACTCGTTGAGCCACGGAGGCGAGATCACCACGATCTCGCTCCGCTATGAGGAGCACAGCGACCGTCTGGTGCTTGTGTACCGCGATGACGGCGTCGGCGTGACCGGCAAGGAGAAACCGCTCATCTTTCTACGCGGCTTCGGGGCCAAGACCGGGCTGGGCCTTTTCCTCGTCCGGGAGATCCTTGCCATCACCGAGATCGAGATTATCGAGAATGGGGTGGAGGGAAGGGGGGCGAGGTTCGAGATGCTCGTTCCCCGAGGGAGCTACAGGCTCGATCACAATGGTACGGTCTCTCACCCGTCCGCTCACTCGGAGAAGGCCAGCACCGAGCATTAG
- a CDS encoding ribbon-helix-helix protein, CopG family, which produces MRNMSVISVSLTDKNIEDLDRLQEMLGLAGRSEAIRMCLRSAEAEIREREKLEGEVEGIMISVHKTDEGHGLDEMRHIFQDNIRTQVHSHLKNGKCLDIFLVGGPAGDLKNMLAAFQKDESLEYIKFVRS; this is translated from the coding sequence ATGCGCAACATGTCCGTCATCAGCGTCTCTCTTACCGACAAAAACATCGAGGACCTGGATCGCCTGCAGGAGATGCTGGGTCTGGCAGGTAGGAGCGAAGCCATCCGGATGTGCCTCCGCTCGGCCGAGGCGGAGATAAGGGAACGGGAGAAGCTGGAGGGGGAGGTCGAGGGCATCATGATCTCGGTCCACAAGACCGATGAAGGGCATGGTCTTGACGAGATGCGTCACATCTTCCAAGATAATATCCGGACGCAGGTCCACTCCCACCTTAAGAACGGAAAGTGCCTGGACATCTTCCTGGTAGGGGGTCCGGCGGGGGACCTTAAGAACATGCTGGCCGCGTTCCAGAAGGACGAGTCCCTGGAGTACATCAAGTTCGTGAGGTCGTGA